The Vibrio tasmaniensis genome includes a region encoding these proteins:
- a CDS encoding ferredoxin--NADP reductase yields MTDIPHGLVTGKVVHKTEWTEQLFSLQVSAPVSPYQAGQFTKLGLRNSEGEFVRRAYSMVNAPEHEHGHQSLEFLIVKDQNGQLSPQLHQLKVGDDIFVGKDPTGFMTLEEIPEIADDLWMLSTGTAVGPFISMLESLLIEQQGKVDFKKTASFNNFVLVHAVRTEQDLTYQDRINQLVEHFQGKLKYVPIISRESVTGTLRGRIPSLLLGGDLERASSLAINQRHSFFYLCGNPQMVRDTSEALTSLGLQKHLRKKPGQFSSENYW; encoded by the coding sequence ATGACAGATATTCCTCATGGCTTAGTAACCGGAAAAGTCGTACACAAGACCGAATGGACAGAGCAACTGTTCTCGCTTCAAGTCAGTGCGCCAGTCTCGCCCTACCAAGCAGGGCAATTCACTAAGCTAGGACTACGTAACAGTGAAGGCGAGTTTGTTAGACGTGCTTACTCAATGGTGAATGCGCCAGAGCACGAACACGGGCATCAGTCGCTTGAGTTTTTAATTGTTAAGGATCAAAACGGTCAGCTCTCTCCTCAACTTCATCAATTGAAGGTAGGCGACGACATCTTTGTCGGTAAAGACCCAACTGGGTTCATGACATTAGAGGAGATCCCAGAGATCGCAGATGATCTATGGATGCTTTCAACCGGAACGGCCGTGGGCCCTTTTATCTCTATGCTCGAAAGCCTGTTGATAGAACAACAAGGCAAAGTAGATTTCAAAAAAACAGCGTCGTTCAACAACTTTGTGCTGGTTCACGCTGTAAGAACAGAGCAAGACCTCACGTATCAAGATCGAATCAATCAACTCGTTGAACACTTTCAGGGGAAACTTAAGTATGTGCCAATTATTTCTAGAGAATCAGTCACCGGAACTTTGCGCGGACGAATCCCAAGCTTGTTACTTGGAGGCGACCTTGAACGAGCCTCGTCTCTCGCTATCAACCAAAGACATAGTTTCTTCTATCTTTGCGGTAATCCCCAAATGGTTCGAGACACGAGCGAAGCACTAACATCATTGGGATTACAAAAACACTTACGTAAGAAGCCAGGTCAATTTAGTAGCGAGAACTATTGGTAA
- a CDS encoding DUF1971 domain-containing protein, translating into MSHLRIPSHWKIQRSTPFFTKDNTPAALLNHHNTAEGVFGQICVMEGTVTFYGFADADATEPESVITIEAGQFATSPPQYWHRVELSDDAQFNINFWSEKETKKMFNTRK; encoded by the coding sequence ATGAGTCATTTACGTATCCCATCACATTGGAAAATTCAGCGCTCAACGCCATTTTTCACCAAAGACAACACACCAGCAGCATTGCTTAATCATCACAATACCGCTGAAGGTGTTTTTGGGCAGATCTGCGTAATGGAAGGCACCGTCACCTTCTATGGTTTTGCGGATGCAGACGCGACAGAACCAGAAAGCGTTATCACAATCGAAGCTGGGCAATTTGCCACCAGCCCACCTCAATATTGGCATCGAGTAGAACTGAGCGACGACGCACAATTCAACATTAACTTCTGGTCAGAAAAAGAGACCAAGAAGATGTTCAACACCCGAAAGTAA